Proteins encoded in a region of the Triticum dicoccoides isolate Atlit2015 ecotype Zavitan chromosome 3A, WEW_v2.0, whole genome shotgun sequence genome:
- the LOC119268777 gene encoding caffeoylshikimate esterase-like: protein MAAISQLQRVAGPRHAGAPRPGRVRRASVAVAAGKAPLPRLEGASEELRAAAAQSLDWAPARRRVRGAFAPVLPTLDHCLFKMAPKGIQMEENFETNSKGVEIFWKSWLPREGTPTKAALFFCHGYGDTCTFFFEGVAKRIAAAGYAVYAMDYPGFGLSYGLHGYIASFDGMVDHVIEQYARIRGRKDVQGLPHFLLGQSMGGAVALKVHLKQPKEWDGVLLVAPMCKISEDVTPPALVLKALSILSCLLPEAKLFPQKDIGDLGFRDPVKRKLCEYNAISYNDQMRLRTAVELLKATKDIESQLEKICSPLLILHGAADQVTDPRVSQFLYEKANTKDKTLKLYEGAYHSILEGEPDDRISTAIKDIISWLDSHC from the exons ATGGCGGCGATCTCGCAGTTGCAGCGCGTCGCGGGGCCGCGCCATGCCGGGGCGCCGCGGCCGGGGAGAGTGAGGCGCGCGTCGGTCGCGGTCGCCGCGGGCAAGGCGCCGTTGCCGCGGCTGGAGGGCGCCAGCGAGGAGCTGAGGGCCGCCGCGGCGCAGAGCCTCGACTGGGCGCCGGCGCGCCGGCGCGTGCGCGGCGCCTTCGCGCCCGTGCTCCCCACGCTCGACCACTGCCTGTTCAAG ATGGCGCCCAAGGGAATCCAGATGGAGGAG AATTTTGAGACCAATTCAAAGGGGGTTGAAATATTCTGGAAGAGTTGGCTGCCTAGGGAGGGCACTCCCACCAAGGCAGCGCTTTTCTTCTGCCATGGGTATGGAGATACCTGCACTTTCTTTTTTGAAG GGGTCGCTAAGAGAATAGCTGCTGCTGGATATGCAGTATATGCCATGGATTATCCTGGTTTTGGATTATCTTATGGTCTTCATGGCTACATCGCAAGCTTCGATGGAATGGTCGACCATGTCATTGAACAATATGCAAGAATAAGAG GAAGGAAAGACGTGCAAGGGCTCCCACACTTTCTCTTGGGGCAGTCAATGGGAGGTGCGGTTGCTCTGAAAGTACACTTAAAGCAACCAAAAGAATGGGATGGAGTGCTTCTTGTTGCGCCTATGTGCAAG ATTTCAGAAGATGTAACACCACCAGCGCTAGTGTTGAAGGCATTGAGCATATTATCATGCCTTCTTCCAGAAGCAAAGTTATTTCCGCAAAAGGACATAGGAGATTTGGGATTCAGGGATCCAGTGAAAAGAAAATTA TGTGAGTACAACGCGATATCATATAATGACCAGATGAGGTTGAGGACAGCAGTTGAACTTTTGAAGGCTACAAAGGACATCGAATCCCAATTGGAAAAA ATTTGTTCTCCATTGTTGATTCTTCATGGAGCAGCAGACCAGGTAACCGACCCTCGTGTGAGTCAATTTCTGTACGAGAAGGCCAACACGAAAGACAAGACCCTGAAGCTCTATGAAGGTGCCTACCACTCTATCCTAGAGGGAGAGCCTGATGACCGGATTTCAACCGCCATCAAGGACATCATTTCGTGGCTGGATTCACACTGTTGA
- the LOC119268778 gene encoding IST1-like protein codes for MSSLNSLFNRSSPFGTKCKTCLNLIISRIKLLRNRREMQLINMRKEMVQYLQTGQESIARIRVEHIIREQNILAAYEIVELFCEFVLARVPIVEAQKECPIELREAIASIIFASGRCSDLPELMHLRNLFTTKYGKEFVAAAMELRPDCGVNRTIIEKLSVKAPSAESKLKVLKAIAHEYNLDWDSSNTEAEFNKKYEDLLDDSGSSVRQVQTPTTESSPASSISKDKPSILPVNDTSKNKTPESPKSPAVSSRAYAATKSNVGSQEHQPPAAERSSYAGPGSSDVLEKARAAIAAATRASAAARAAAELVNKVKVTTQ; via the exons ATGTCGTCCCTCAACTCGCTCTTCAACCGCTCCTCCCCCTTCGGCACCAAATG CAAAACATGCTTGAATTTGATCATTTCGAGGATCAAGCTGCTGCGCAATAGGAGGGAGATGCAACTGATAAATATGCGCAAAGAGATGGTTCAATATCTTCAGACAGGCCAGGAGTCTATTGCGAGGATTCGG GTGGAGCATATTATTCGGGAGCAAAATATATTGGCTGCCTATGAGATTGTTGAGCTTTTCTGTGAATTTGTTCTGGCACGAGTCCCTATTGTTGAGGCCCAAAA GGAATGCCCCATAGAATTGAGAGAAGCAATAGCTAGTATAATCTTTGCATCAGGAAGATGCTCAGACTTGCCTGAGCTAATGCATCTCCGTAATTTGTTTACCAccaagtatgggaaggagtttgttGCTGCTGCTATGGAATTGCGCCCTGATTGCGGTGTTAATCGCACA ATAATTGAGAAGCTTTCAGTTAAGGCTCCATCAGCGGAATCAAAGTTGAAGGTTTTGAAAGCTATTGCTCACGAGTACAACCTTGATTGGGATTCATCTAATACCGAAGCAGAATTTAATAAGAAGTATGAAGATCTGCTG GACGATTCAGGATCATCAGTCCGCCAAGTCCAAACACCTACAACTGAGAGCTCTCCAGCCTCTTCCATTTCCAAAGATAAGCCATCGATTCTACCTGTCAACGACACAAGCAAAAACAAAACTCCCGAGTCCCCAAAGTCACCTGCTGTGAGTTCAAGAGCATATGCTGCCACCAAGAGTAATGTGGGCAGTCAAGAGCATCAGCCCCCTGCTGCGGAGAGATCATCCTATGCTGGTCCAGGCTCGTCGGACGTGCTAGAAAAGGCCCGAGCTGCCATTGctgccgccacccgtgcctccgccgccgcccgtgcAGCAGCAGAGCTTGTTAACAAGGTTAAAGTTACAACTCAATGA